ACTTACTGTAACGTGACGAGCCAATTACGCAGTTCCCTTTGCTCCCGTAGCTCGATTGTCGTATGCGCAGCGAACTTCTGATTGGGTAGAAGTAAGGTGGAGGGGAAAGCAGAGTTGCCGCTCTATAAAAGAGCCATGTTCTGGTTTTCTCAACGTAGTTCCAAACATTTTGTCATCGAGTTGCAATCGTCTGTAAGAAAAGTACATAATGACTGGTCGtggaaaaggaggaaaaggATTGGGAAAGGGAGGTGCGAAGCGTCATAGAAAAGTTCTTCGTGATAACATTCAAGGTATCACTAAGCCGGCCATTCGTCGTCTGGCTCGCCGTGGTGGAGTGAAACGTATTTCTGGCTTGATTTACGAAGAAACGCGAGGTGTTCTGAAAGTATTCTTGGAAAACGTTATCCGAGACGCTGTCACTTACACTGAGCATGCTAAAAGGAAAACCGTTACAGCTATGGACGTCGTCTATGCCTTGAAACGGCAAGGAAGAACCCTCTACGGTTTTGGTGGTTAAAGTGTCATTCCTCacttttattcaataaaaacgGCCCTTTTCAGGGCCACCATATTTTTCTTGCGTATGAATTCTCAGTTCCAATGATCCATATTACAATCCTAACATTTTTATACCCCCATATAAGTGATACTACCGTGCATTACCTTTTATGTAAgttcataaaaaaaatatattctgtGCAGGGAATTTGAATTGCACaacattttttctatttaaagtgagtttcaataaataataaacaccatgaattttttattaactcTGCGTTATTTCTTGGCACGGAAGGATGTCTTTACGCTTTAAAAATCGAACTCGAAGTGAAAAAAAGACACGATAGAAAAGTCGGTTGTCCAATTAAGAACAGAAGAGACCAGGACTGCATACAGTTTATTATCGAGGCCTTTAGGTATAAACAGCTACAGGCCTATAGGTCCGATGACATCTTGTTTATTGTATTGTTCTGACTAAAAGTAGTGTTtctaatatacagggtgtctcagcTAAAGGAGGCCACCTAAATATTTCCTTTATCTTTAATGGTACAAAAAGTATCTATGGTATAATTTAAATGGTATCACAGAAGGAATACCGTAGaagataaatttttttatccgATTATTTTTCATAGTTTTTTCAAGGTCATCGTTATTTTTGATCAGGGAaacttctatttttctatattcCATCTTGAGGCGGCTGAAAAAATACATTTGAATATGCTTAAGTTATGACCTGAAGGGTGATCTGGAGTCTTATTATAACATTATATGTTGAGAATTATAACATTGAATTATAAACACTAAGTTCAAATGTGATTCTAATATTACCCTACAAGTTTATCATATTTTTGGTACTCAAGATCACCCTACAGGTTATAATTTAAGCATATTCAAATGTATTTTTTCAGCCGCATCAAGATGGAATATAGAAAAACAGAAGTTTTCCTGATAAAAAATAACGATAACCTTGAAAAAACTATGAAACATAATCGGACAACAAAATTTGTCCTCTACGGTATTCCTCCACCGACACCATTTAAATTAAACCAGAgatattttttgtatcattaaaaataaaggaaatatttAG
This region of Osmia bicornis bicornis chromosome 5, iOsmBic2.1, whole genome shotgun sequence genomic DNA includes:
- the LOC123987801 gene encoding histone H4, whose protein sequence is MTGRGKGGKGLGKGGAKRHRKVLRDNIQGITKPAIRRLARRGGVKRISGLIYEETRGVLKVFLENVIRDAVTYTEHAKRKTVTAMDVVYALKRQGRTLYGFGG